The window GTGGCGCTGGACGCGCGGGTTGGCGACACGCTCACCGTGGGGTATGCGAAGTTCGAGATTGCGGGCGCCATCACCAGCGTGCCGGGCGACCCGGGCATCGCCAGCGCCATCGGGCCGCGCGTCTTCGTGGCCGACCGCTGGCTGAGCGAGACGCAGCTGCTGGGATTCGGCAGTCGCGCGCAGTACGAGGCCTTCGTGCGCCTGCCGCCGGGCGTCAACTCGCCCCAGTGGGCGGCGCCGCTGCGCCCGCAGATGCTCAAGGCCAACGTGCGCATGCGCACCGTGGTGCAGCAGGAGATCAACTTCACCGAAGCCATCGGGCAGATGGCGAGCTTCCTCGGTCTCGTGGGGCTGATCGCGCTCCTGCTCGGCGGCGTGGGCGTGGCGAGCGGCGTGCACGCGTTCGTCACGCGCAAGGTGGACACGGTGGCGGTGCTGCGCTGCCTCGGCGCCACCAGCAGCCAGGTGCTCTACATCTACGTGCTCCAGGCGGCGGCGATGGGATTGCTGGGCGCGGCCTTCGGCGCCGTCCTGGGGATTGCCATTCAGTTTGGCCTGCCGCTGGTGGTCAAGGATTTCCTCCCGCTCGACGTCCAGGTCACGCTCGACCCGAAGGCGCTGGCCACCGGGCTCGCCGTCGGCGTCTGCGTCGCGCTCATCTTTGCGCTGCGGCCGCTGCTCGCGCTGCGGCGCGTCTCGCCGCTGCAGGCGCTGCGGCGCGACGATGCGGCGCTGGTGCGGGCTTCGCTGCGCGACCCCGCCACGCAGCTGGTGAACCTGACGCTCGTGACGAGCGTCATCCTGCTCGCCATCGGACGGGCCGACACCGTGCCCCGCGGCCTGATGTTCGCGGTGGGCATCGGCATCAGCCTCGTCGTCCTGTACGGCGCCGCGTGGCTGCTGAGCGAAGGGGCGCGGCGCGTGGTCCGCCCCGCCTGGCCGTACGTGCTGCGCCAGGGCGTCGCGAACCTGTACCGCCCGGCCAACCAGACGCGCTCGGTCGTGATCGCCCTCGGGTTTGGGTCGTTCCTCGTGACGACCATCTACCTGGTGCAGACCAATCTGGTGAAGCAGTTCGACATCACGGCCGCCGCCTCGAAGGGCAACCTGGTGATGTTCGACATCCAGGATGACCAGCGCGAGGGCGTGGCGCGCTCGATCGTCGACGGCGGGCACCGGATCATCTCGATGACGCCCATCGTGACGATGCGCATCGCGAAGATCAACGGCGCCGAGCCCACCGAGCATGCGCGGCAGACGGGCCAGGGGCGTGGGAGCTGGGCGTACCGCCGCGAGTATCGCTCGACGTATCGCGACACGATGGTGGTGACCGAGAAGCTCGCCGCCGGCAAGTGGTTTGGCGCGCACTCGGCCAGCGACACGCTGCACGAGGTGTCGCTCGAGCAGGACCTCGCGACCGAGAACCTGAAGGTCAAGCTCGGCGACGTGATCACGTGGGACGTGCAGGGGGTGCTGATCTCGACGAAGGTGACGAGCCTGCGCACGGTGGACTGGGGGCGGTTCGACCCGAACTTCTTTGCGGTGTTCGACCCCGCGGCCATTCGCGGCGCGCCCAAGCAGTGGGCGGCGGTGGCGGCCGTGGCAGACGAGAAGGCGATGCCCGTGCTGCAGCGGCGCGTGGTGGAGCGCTATCCGAACGTGGCGAGCCTCGACATCTCGCTGGTGCGCCGCACAATCAACGACATCGTGCACAAGGTCTCGTTGGCGGTGCGCTTCCTGGCGCTCTTCTCGCTGGGGATGGGCGTGCCGGTGCTCTTCAGCGCCGTCGCCGCCACGCGCCGCGACCGGCTGCGCGAGAGCGTGCTGCTCAAGGTGCTGGGTGCGACGCACCGCCAGGTGCTGCGCATCCTCTTCGCCGAGTACGCCCTGCTCGGCGCGCTCGGCAGCCTGTGCGGCATGGGACTCGCGACGATCGGCGGCTGGGCGCTGGTGACGTTCGTCTTCGAGGCGCCGTTCCAGTTTGCCTGGGGCCCGGCGTCGGCGATTGCCGCGGCGATGCTGGGGATGGCCATCGGGATTGGCCTGCTGACGGCGCGCGAGGTGTTCCGCGAGACGCCGATGGCGGCGCTGAGAGAGGCGTAACCGAGACGGAACGAGAACGGGATGGAGGCGAAGGAACGGGGGACGGGAGTGGGGACGAGGAGGAGACGCAACTCTTCCCTTCTCGTCCCCATCTCGTTCCTGCACTCATCCCTCGTCCCTTCGCCCCTACCCCCTCCCCGTTCCTGCCTGGTAGTTACTGTATCCGCACGATCGCCAGTCTCACCTGCCCCGGCGGGTCTCCGCCGGCTGCGCCGCGAAGGTCGAGCAGCTGCGGCGCGGCCTGCGATCCGCTGATGAGCCACGACGAGAACGATCCGGCGGCGAGCGCGCTGACCGTGGTGCTGAAGGCGCCGAACGGGACGCGGCGCGGCGTGAACGGATAGGCGACGGGATAGAGGTTTCTCGTGCTCGCGGGGTTCGTGCACGGACCCAGGTCGGCGCAGAGGCCGGCGAACACGTCGCGCGTATTCCACGAGGGGAACTTCAGGCGTCCGTTCGCGAAGGTCACCCCCGGATAATCGTCGGCATAGAGTGCGAGTGCCCACTCGCCGTACATCTCTTCCCAGACATGCCCGGAGACGCGCGCCTCGAGGTTGGCCACGCCCGACTTGGTGGACTGGACGAGCGGCAGGAGGAAGGAGGACTCGCTCGTGGCGTAGTGATCGATCATCCAGCGCACGATGGACCAGGAGGTGCCGTAGAAGGTGGCGTCCGCGATGCCGGTGCGTCCGAACATCGTGTAGATGTCGGGCGCCTGGAGGTACTGATACAGGTTGTCGAAGTGGCGGAGCATCAGGATCGGGCGTCCACCGCACGTCGCGTCTTCCGGGCGGATTTCGCAGTACAGGCTCGACCGGTAATCCGCATTCCCCTTCCACGTCGTGCCCTCGAGCGAGCGCGCCAACTGCTCTTCGGCATGGCGCGCGGTTCCTTCCTCGAGCCAGAGTTCCTCGAACGCCGTGTTCTGGCTGAGTCGCCAGGCGAACGACGTGATGTGCTTGACTTCGTGGATGATCGTGCCGCGTATCTCACGCAGCCAGGACCCGCGGCTTCCGGCGCCGACGCCCGCCGCGAGCGACGTCGGCATGACGGCGTAGAAGAACTTTCCGTTGTTGCTGCTCGGCGCCTGCGACGCCGGATAGAAGTCGCAGCTCGCCACGAAGCCGGACAGGGTGCCCCCCGCCATCGTGTTGATGCGTGGCGAGAAGACCATCACCACGATCCCGGCGTAGGCCGGACTCAGGCTCGCATCAAACACCGACGGGTTGCCGAAGTACTGCGTCAGGATCGGCCAGTCCACGTCATCGAACTCCTGGCCAATCTGCGCGTACAGCGAGTCCATCTGCCCCCGGAGCGTCGGCACCCCATTGATCACGCTCACCGTGTCCTCGACAATGACCGCGTGCTTGCCGACCCACGCGGTGCGCGCGCCAATGGAGAGGAACTGCGAACAGAAGCTCGACGCGTCGAGGTTCGGAATCTTGAGCTGCGTGACGGCGCCGACGGTGGCAATCTGGTTCGCGCGCGCCCGCACCATCGTGACCCCTTCGTCGGTCAGCGACCGCAGTCGGCGCGCTGCGGCTGACGGCGCGCCCTGGCGGCGCGCGAAGTCCAGCGAGCGCTGCAGGATGTCGGCATGCGTCCCGTCGGCGTGCCGCCGGCGTGCATCGTCCTGCCAGCGCGCGAATTGGGGCGATCCGATGCGGGGATAGGACGTGAGCGACGGCGGCGTGCCGGCCGGTGACACGGCCCGCGGCGCCCGTGCCGTCAACGCGACCGACTGCGCCGCCGCGACCGCCGCACCGCGCAGCGCAAAGGATGCCTCATTGCCGGAAATCGTGCGGGCCGTGTTGTAGGCCGTCACGAGATAGGCGCCGCCGCTTACGGACAGTTCGTTGCAGCGGGCATCGGCCGCAGTGCTCAGCACGAGCGACTGGCCGACGGCGAGCGTCCGCTGCGCCGCCGTCCGCAGCGACGCGGTCGCGATGCCAGTCTGGTTGTTGGCATTCACCTGCAGCGCCACGGGGCGCACCACGTCGCAGGCCCAGCCGGTAGCGGGGAGCGTGACGGTGAGCTGCGTGGTGCTTGCCGCCGTCACGGTCGCCGCCACCCCCTCGACGAGCACCGCATTACCGCCGACCGACGAGGCGAAGTTCTCGCCGCTCACCACCGCCGATCCGCCAGCGACCAGGGGCGTCACGCTCGTGATGCGCGGTGAACTGGGCGTGACATTGGCGGTGACGCGCACGCGCATCGTCGCCGTGAGTCCCTCGGTGCTGGCGGAAACGATGGCGGTGCCCGCCGCGACGGCGGTGACGACGCCAATCGGCGACACGGTGGCCACCTTGGGCGCGTCCGACGCAAAGAAGAACGTCGGATTTGGAATGACGCGTCCGCTCGCATCCTTGGCGATCGGCGCCAGCGTCGCGCTGCCCGAGGGGAGCAAGAGCACCGTCGAGTCCTTGTCGAACGTGACGGAGGCGACGGGCGGATTCGCCACGGTGATTTCGACGTCACCCGCGCGGCCGCCGTAGGAGGCCCGCACCTTGCCCTGGCCGGCCGCCAGCCCGGTCGCCAGTCCCGTGACCGAGACGCCGATGACCGACGGCGTCACCGACGACCACGTCACCTGCGCCCCGTGGACGACCTGGCCGTCGACGCCGGTGACCCGCGCGGTGAGTTGCGTGCTGGCACCGACGAGCACGGTCGTGGACGCCGCCGAGACGGCGACTTCCCTGACGGACACCGGGGGCCCCTCGCCACCGCCGCAGCCGATCAACACGAGCAGGCCAGATACGAGCGCACGCCGCTTCAAGTCCGGATATCCTCCACGCGCGGCCGGGGACGCGCTGGGAACAATGGAAAGCTCACGAGGCAGGCCCGCCGGTTCATCACCGGCGCGCTGCCAGCCGCGGCGGCGCGGCCGGGCTAATTATGGCCTGTCATACCCCGCGGCGTCACCTTTCAGCGCCAAGAAGGAACAGTGGCCCCACCGGCGCGCTCGCGATTGGGATTGGTTCGAAGGGACAGGAGCGAGCAGCCCGACGGCGAAGGACGGATTGAGGATACGGAATTCGGAACGGGATTCAGGAAATCGATTCAGGAATGCGACGGGCGATTGACTGCGGGTCGCCGTCAATCGCCAGTCGTGGTCCGCATTCGACATCCTGAATCCCGTTCCGGATTCCAGATCCTCGATCGCCGTTCAGCAGCCTTCCTTCTTTTTCTTCTTCGGCGCCCCCGCCGGCGTTCCGCCTTGCGGCGCGGGCATCGCGAGCTTCGGCATTACGACGGCCGTGGCGGCGGAGTCGCCGGCCAGTGACTGCGGCGTGCCGCCGAAGAACTTGCTGACCTCCTTCACCCGGGCAAACTCGACCAACTGCGCCGGCGTCGCGTTGTCGGGGACGCGCGGAAAGAGGACGCTGTCCCTCCACGCCTCGAGGCCGCCGCGCAGGATGTAGGCCCCCCGGAAGCCGCGGGCGTTGAGCAGTATCCACGCCTGCGCCGCGCGGGCGCCATCCTCGGCATACAGTACGATCTTCTCGTTGCGCTGCAGTCCCGACGTGCCGAGCCCGGCCACCGGGATGTTCTCCGCGTTCGGCAGGTGATACTCGGCATACGCGGCCGCCGGCCGCAGGTCGACGACCCGAAAGTCCGCCTTGCCCTGGATGATCCAGTCGGCGAGCGTCGTCACGCCGACCTGGTCGGCGCCCGTTGCCATCCGGAGCGACAGCTCCTTGGCATTCACGGTCGCGCCAGCTCCCTTGTACGGATTGCCGAGGAAGAGCGCCAGGAAGCCGAGCACCAGGGCGACCAGGGCGAGCCGGCGATTCACCGAGAGATTCGTGAAGAAGCCTGGCATGATCAGCCCTCCGCCTTGCGGGCCGCCATGCGCTTCTCCACCCACTCCGCGCCGACGAAGCCGCCCAGCGCCATCAGCACCACGGCGAAGACCAGCAGGCCGTACGGCAGCCCGGTGACCTGCGGCAGGGTGAGCTGCCCCATCTCCGTGGCGTTGTAGAAGCCGCTCACCATCGGGTAGAACTCGTTGAATCCCACGATGCCGGCGAAGATCCCGAGGAAGAGCACGAGCGCGTCAATGCGCCCGGTGGCCACGCCCACGCAGGCCGTGCCGGGACAATAACCGCCCACCACGAAGCCAACCCCGAGGACGAGCCCGCCAACCATCTGCGGCGCGAGGAACGTGGGGGTGAGGTAGACGAGCGAGAGGTCCATCACGCCAAGCACCGAGAGGTAGTACACCCCGAGCATCGCGGTGACAATGGCGGTGAACATCACCTTGAAGACCCGGAGGTCGGTGAGATAGAACTGCGCCGCGAGCTTGCGCGCGCTGCCGAAGCCGGCGCGCTCGAGGAAGAAACCGAAGCCGATGCCGACGAGGAACGCCACCACGAGGCCGAGGTTGTCCCCGAAGAAGCCGAACTTGAAGAAGGGCGCCATCATGTCCACTGCCTCCGCATGACATACGCGAACGCGTATGCGCCGACGAACACCATGATCATGAATCCCCAACTGCCCGCGTTGAGCAGCGCGCCGCCGGTGAGCGCCTGGCCGCTGGTGCAGCCGCGGGCGAGCTTGGCGCCGATGCCCATCAGCGCACCGCCGATGAACGCGAAGATCAGGCGATTCCGGGTCGAGATACGCGGTCCCTTCTCCACGGTTCTCGTCACGCGGTGCGCGAGGAGACCGGAGAGGAAGCCGCCGACGAAGACGCCGAGCACCTCGAAGACGAGCCAGTCCTTGAGCGGCGTCGTTCCCTCCTTGAGGTACTCCGCGTACGCGGGGTTCGCCGCGACATGCCCCGGCGCCACCGCGTTGAGCCCGGCGGTGATGGTCGAGGCGAAGGCGCCGGAGGCGCCGAGTCCGCGTCCCATCACCACGAAGGCGGTGAGCAGAACAAGGCCGAGGCCAAAACCGGCGACGTACGGGTTCCAGTAGGGTTGGGCAGGCTTTGCTTCCATGCGATGGCTCCTTGAGAACGCGCCGGTCAGGTCCAGTGACTGAACTGGCCGGCGTACACGATGACGAAGCGAAGGGTCAGGCCGCCGAGGAGAACGAGGATCGGCGCCACGGGGGTGTGCTTCACCCGGTGATTGACCGCGAGCATCTGGATGCCGAGCGGCACGAGGATCCCGAGGCCGATGACCAGCACCCAGAAGGCCGAGGCGTACGGGCCGTCGAGCAGGAGGCGCACGGCCTCGATGTGCACGCGAGACGACGTCAGCAGGCCGCTGATGAAGCCGCCGAAGACGAACAACTCGAGCGTCAGGAAGGCGGCGTCGGCCTTGGCCAGCAACTCGCGCTCGTATTCATCGGTGGTGATGAGGTGCACGAATGCGGCCGCCGCCGAGAGCCCGGAGACGAGGAACAACATCCAGAGCATCGCGCTGTTCCAGAGCGGACGGGCGCCGAACGAACTCAGCAGCACGCCCGTGTACATGCCCAGGAGCGTGCCGAGCAGCATGTTGGCGATGCCGATGCCCTTGATGAGCTGCGGGCGCTGGTTCAGCGCGGCCGACCAGCGGTCGAAGAGCGGCACCCGGCCCTGGAACGGCTGCGGAATGCGAATGAGCGTGTTCGCCCAGAGCGCGGGGAAGACGATCATCAGGAGCCACGAGCCCCACGACATCGGCGCGCTCGGCTGGAACGTCGTGAAGAGGCGCCAGAAGTAGAGCTTGTGCTCGAGGTCGAGGAAGAGAGCGAACATGCCGCCGCTGAGCAGGACGAGCGCGATGTGCGGCAGGTAGAACGTGGAGAAGTCGGTGTGCCTGTACCGGCGCTGCAGCACGAAGTACCCGGCGATGATCATGATCCCGGCGACGAGGCCGCCGAGGAACAGGTAGACCGGAATCTGCCACGACCAGATGCTGAGGACCGGGTCGATCAGCTCGTTGTGGCGCGTGATGGTGAGTTCTTGCATCGGGGCGCTCACGTGAGGTAGTAGATGCGCGGCTTCGTGCCCGCGTCCGGCATGAGCACGTGGTGCTTCCGCGACGCGAGGAGCTGGCTGACGTCGCTGTTGGGATCATCGAGGTCGCCAAAGTGCATGCAGTGCGTCGGGCAGACCGCGACGCAGGCGGGCGACAGTCCCTGCTCCACGCGATGGATGCAGAAGGTGCACTTGTCGGCGTAGCCGTCGGGGTGGATGAAGCGCGCACCGTACGGACACGACGCAACGCATCCCTTGCACCCGATGCACTTGTCCGCGTCGACCAGCACCACGCCCCCCACGTCGTGCACGTGGCTCGCCCCGGTCGGACAGCAGGAGACGCACGGCGGGTTGTCGCAGTGATTGCAGCGCTCCGAGCGGATCTCCATGTGCAACGTCGGGAAGGTCCCCGTGACGTCGTACGCAATCCAGTCGCGGTTGAATCCCTCGGGAACGTCGTTCTCGGTCTTGCAGGCGACCACGCAGTCCATGCAGCCGACGCACCGGACGGTGTCGATGACCATGCCGAACCTAGCCATGGATCGCCTCCGGCTCGAGGGTGACGAAGTTGACGTGCATGCCCGTCCCGCCCATCAACGGGTCGGTGACGTACCGGGTGACGAGTTGCGAGTCGCTTGCCCCCTTCTGGTAGGCATGCTTGAGGCCGCGGGCGGTGTGGCCGAAGCCGTGCACCATGTAGACGCAGTCGGGACGAATGCGCTCGGTGGCCTTCACGCGCACACGGTTGCTGATGACGCCGTCCTGGTTCTTCAGGCGCACGTAGTCGCCCGATTTAAGCTCGAGGCGCCGCGCCACGTCGGCGTTCAGCCAGACCTCGTTCTCGTCCATCATGTCGGCGAGAATCCGGTTGGACTGCGTGCGGCTGAACGAGTGCACCGGCGCCCGGCCGAAGAGGAGGCGGAAGGCCCCCGGCGGCGCGTCGGCGGGACGGTGATAGACCGGCACGGGATCGAAGCCGGCCTTTTCGAGCTGGAGCGAGTAGAACTCGATCTTCCCCGACGGCGTCTCGAACTTCAGCGGCGCCCCTTCACTGGTGAAGATGGGCTGCGGCGCCCCGCGGATGATGCCGCGCGACTTCAATTCGGCAAAGCTCAGGCCGGCGTTGGTCAGCCGCTGGTCGAGATACTCCTCGATGTCCTTCCACGGATAGTAGTGCGCGAGGCCCAGCGTTTCAGCGAGCTTCTTCGCCATCCACCAGTTGGGTTTCTGGTCGTCAGGAGCGTCCACCACCGGCTGGCGGATGGCGACGAAGGGCTCGCGGAACCACTCAACATTGAGATCGTCGTAGCGCTCGAGGTAGACCGACTCCGGGAGCACGACGTCGGCCCACCCGGCGATTTCGCTGGGTATCACGTCCACGACCACGAGCAGGTCGAGGTTCTGGATGGCCTTGATGGTCTCGGCTTCGTTCGGCAGGGCCTGGATCAGGTTGGTGGCGTAGACGAACCACCCCTTGATCGGGTACGGCTTGCCGGTGATCGTCGCCTCGCGAATGCCGGTGGTGATGGCCTCGTGGGCAAACGGATACCGATTGTCCGGGTTGTCGACTTTCGGCCTGGCCGGCTTCGGATACGGGGGATAGGGATACCCGGGGACATCCATGCTGACGGGCGTATAGAACCCGCCCTCGCGGCCCCAGCTGCCCAGCAGGGCGTTGAGCAGCGCGATGGCGCGGCTGCGCTGCGCATCGTCGCCGTACCAGGTGGCGTGTCGCCCGGGGTGCACCAGGGTGCGCTTGTACCGCGCCATCTCGCGGGCAGTCGCGCGGATCACCTCGGGCGTGATGCCGGTCTCGGGGTACGCCCACTCGGGCGTGTACGTGCCGAGCGTCGCGGCGAACTGGTCGAAGCCGAAGCCATTCGCGGCGACGTACGCCTTGTCGTACAGCTCCTCCGTGACGATGACGTGCATCCACGCGAGGAGCAGGGCGAGGTCGGTGCCGGGCTTGATCGGGAGGTAGTGCTTGGCCTTGCCCGCCGCGATGGAGAACCGCGGGTCGACGACGATCACCGAGGCGCCGTTGCCGACGGCGTCGGCGAACTCCTGCACCTGCGAGTTGTGCATGTTCTCGCCGAGGTGGCTGCCGATGAGCACCAGGCACTCGGCGTTCTTGATATCCGTGCGTTCCGGCGATCCCACATCCTCGCCGTAGGTGAGGCGGAAGCCGACGTCGCGCGGACCGCGGCACTGCGCAAAGGACGGCGCGGCGAAGTTCGGCGTGCCGTACGCCTTGAGGGTGTGCTTGAGGAAGTTGCCGCCGATGCCGTGGGCGAACATCGCCACGGCCTCCGGGCCGTGGGTGGCCTTGATGGCGTGCATCTTCGTGGCGATGTACGCGAAGGCCTCGTCCCACGAGACCTCGGCCCACTCCTCCCGGCCGCGGTCGTGGCGACGAATGAGGGGGCGCTTGAGCCGGTCCGGATCGAAGTGCGCGCCCACGCCGCCGGTGCCGCGCGGGCAGAGCCGGCCGCGGCTCAGCGGATCCTCCGGGTTCCCCTCGACCTTCCAGAGGACGCCATCGCGCACCGATGCGATCGCGCCGCATTTCCAGAAGCAGATGTCGCAGAAGGTCGGCACTTGCCGCACGCCCTTGGTGGCCCGCGGCGCCGGCTTGGCCGGTGCCGTCGGTCCCTTGGCGAAGGCGGCCGCGCCGGTAGCCACCGTCACGGTCGCCGCAGAGATCTTCAGGAATTTTCGTCGTGAGAACGCGCCCATGCTCGCCTCAACCATAGGGCGACGCCCGGCCCGCGGGCCTGGCTTTCACGCCCAACTGCCCGGGCGTCGCCTCGTTTACAGCCCTAGCCTAAGCGATCCGGGTTCGTTGGTCGGTCAGGCAAGTATTTCAAACCTGTCGGGAAAAACCGGAAAATATGCGTAAATGAGGATATGGTGCTTTACAGAATCTGTTTTCCGGCCAGAATACCTGACGACGGCCGACGATCGACCGCCATATTGCCTCCATGTCCGTGCCGCCTCGCCCGCCCGCCCGATGACCGTCCGGCCGACGATCGCCACCCGGCTGATGCTCGCCACGGTCGTGGGTGCTGCCGCGCTCGCGCTCGCGCTCGTGGCGCGGCGCAACGGGCGCATGCCGGACGCCGCCGGTGTCGACCGAGGACCGGGGCCGTCCGCCGTGGAACCACCGCTCATCCTCGGGCGCCGCGAGGCCTGTCTCGTCTGCCATGCGGGGATCACCGGACTCGACGAGGCGCACCGTCCCGAACGCATCGGCTGTGCCGCCTGCCACGGCGGCGACGTGCGGGCGATGGACGCGCGCGCGGCGCACGCGGGGATGATCCGCGTGCCGGGGAATCTCGCCGACGCGCCCCGCACCTGCGCGCAGTCGGCCTGCCACCCCGCCCTGGCCTCTCGCGTCGAACGGTCGATCATGGCGACGATGGCGGGGGTCATTGAAATCGATCGCCGGGTCTTCGGCGACCCCGCTCCCGCGTCGACCGTACCGCCCCACGCGGCCGCGCTGGGAGCGGGTCCGGCCGACACGCATCTGCGCCAGCTTTGCGCCTCGTGCCACCTCGACCAGCCGAAGACGGAGTGGGGCGCCATTGGCGAGGACACGCGGGGCGGCGGATGCAACGCGTGCCACCTCATGTACGACTCGGCCGCCACCCGAGAACTGGCGACGTATCGGGCGACGGCGCCGGCCGCGCGGACGGGGATTCCCCGTCGCCATCCGTCGTTCTCCATTGCGGTCGGCAACGACCACTGTTTCGGCTGCCACAGCCGGTCGGGACGGATCTCGACGAACTACGAGGGGTGGAATGAACTGCGCGACGCGCCGTCGGACGCCGCGCTGGACGCCGACGCGCGCGCGCCGCAGCGGCGATATCGCCGGCTGGAGGACGGACGGTATTTCACGCGCGTCACGCCCGACGCGCACCAGGCGCGGGGCATGGACTGCATCGACTGCCACACGCCGGGCGAGGTGATGGGAGCCGCCAAGGTCGTCACGCATGCGCGCGAGCAGGCGCAGATCCGCTGCGAGGACTGCCACACGGCGCGGCCTGCCTCAATTCCGTCGACACACGCCGACGCTGAAACCAGTGCGCTGCTCGCGCTGCGCCGTTGGACGCTTCCCTCCGGTCAGCGACTGGCCGTCACCGCCTCCGGGGCAGTTCTCTCCAATGTCGTCGTGGCGCCTGACGCCGGCCTGCGCTTGCGGCACAAGCGCGACGGCGCGTGGGCGCCGCTGCGGCCGCCATTGGCGGTGTGCACGCAGGGCGGCGGACACGCCCGGCTCACCTGCAGCGCGTGCCATTCAGCGTGGGCGCCCCGTTGCGCGACCTGTCACACGGCGTACGACAAGTCGGCGGACGCATTCGACCACGTCGACCAGCGGGACGTGCGCGGCGGATGGAACGAGTCCTCGGGGCCATTCGAAGCGACGCCGCCCACGCTGGGCGTCCGCGCCGACGCCGCCGATGACGCGCATCCGCACGGCGTGGTCGACACCTTCATTCCGGGAATGATCCTCGAACTCGACCGCAGTCAATTCACGACGGCATCGCCCGCGCGTGTCTTTCGGCGGCTCTACGCACGCACGGCGGCGCACACGACGAGCCGGGCCGCCCGGTCCTGCACCTCCTGCCACACCGATCCGGTGGCGCTTGGCTTCGGGCGCGGCACGCTGCGCTACGCCATCGCCGGCGGGGTGGGACGCTGGAGCTTCACGCCGGAGCTCGCGCCGTCTCCGCACGACGGACTTCCCGCCGATGCGTGGACCGGATTCCTGCAGGCACGCCGTGGCATGGTCTCCACGCGCGACGACGTGCGCCCGTTCACCATCGAGGAGCAGCGCCGCATCCTGACCGCGGGGGCGTGCCTGACCTGCCACGCCGGATCGTCGGCGGTGATGCAACGCGCGATCGTCGACTTCGCGGCGACGGCCGCGCGGAAGACGAAGCGGTGCGTGGGGCCGACGTTCTGAGAGAGAGAGACGATTGAGGATCTGGAATTCGGTATGGGATTCAGGATTGCGAATTCCGATTGCGATTGGCGATTGGCGGTGATCCCGCGGTCAATCGCCCGTCACAATCTTGAATCGAATTCCTGAATCGCGTTCCGAATTCCAAATCCTCCATCGTCGTGGGTCAGAAGATCTTCACCCCGAAGTACCGCTTCGGCTGCTTCTGCACATCGGCCAGCAGCGCGCGCAGTTCCCGCAGCAGCGAGTCGGTGTTCTGGTACAGGCGCGGGTCGTTGACGAGGAGACCGAGCGTGCCCTGCCCGCGGTCCACCTTCAGCAGGACCGAGTCGGCCCGCGCCATCACGCCGCGCAGGTGGCTCTCGGTGCGCTCGAGCGACTGCGTGATCTGATTCAGGCGCGCGCTGGCCTCGCGCACCTGCGCCGCCGCCTTCTCGCTCTCGCTGACGATGTGGC of the Gemmatimonadaceae bacterium genome contains:
- a CDS encoding FtsX-like permease family protein, with the translated sequence MKLGMLSRLAWRESRTARRRLLLYMSSISLGVAALVAIDSFASNTQDSVRAQSRSLLGGDVAFSSNQKFPAAIDSLFDSLATSGLATARVTTFGSMAFVERTGGTRLAQVRGITANYPLYGEVATEPAGAWRRLRDAPVAVVDPTLLVALDARVGDTLTVGYAKFEIAGAITSVPGDPGIASAIGPRVFVADRWLSETQLLGFGSRAQYEAFVRLPPGVNSPQWAAPLRPQMLKANVRMRTVVQQEINFTEAIGQMASFLGLVGLIALLLGGVGVASGVHAFVTRKVDTVAVLRCLGATSSQVLYIYVLQAAAMGLLGAAFGAVLGIAIQFGLPLVVKDFLPLDVQVTLDPKALATGLAVGVCVALIFALRPLLALRRVSPLQALRRDDAALVRASLRDPATQLVNLTLVTSVILLAIGRADTVPRGLMFAVGIGISLVVLYGAAWLLSEGARRVVRPAWPYVLRQGVANLYRPANQTRSVVIALGFGSFLVTTIYLVQTNLVKQFDITAAASKGNLVMFDIQDDQREGVARSIVDGGHRIISMTPIVTMRIAKINGAEPTEHARQTGQGRGSWAYRREYRSTYRDTMVVTEKLAAGKWFGAHSASDTLHEVSLEQDLATENLKVKLGDVITWDVQGVLISTKVTSLRTVDWGRFDPNFFAVFDPAAIRGAPKQWAAVAAVADEKAMPVLQRRVVERYPNVASLDISLVRRTINDIVHKVSLAVRFLALFSLGMGVPVLFSAVAATRRDRLRESVLLKVLGATHRQVLRILFAEYALLGALGSLCGMGLATIGGWALVTFVFEAPFQFAWGPASAIAAAMLGMAIGIGLLTAREVFRETPMAALREA
- a CDS encoding Ig-like domain-containing protein, encoding MSVREVAVSAASTTVLVGASTQLTARVTGVDGQVVHGAQVTWSSVTPSVIGVSVTGLATGLAAGQGKVRASYGGRAGDVEITVANPPVASVTFDKDSTVLLLPSGSATLAPIAKDASGRVIPNPTFFFASDAPKVATVSPIGVVTAVAAGTAIVSASTEGLTATMRVRVTANVTPSSPRITSVTPLVAGGSAVVSGENFASSVGGNAVLVEGVAATVTAASTTQLTVTLPATGWACDVVRPVALQVNANNQTGIATASLRTAAQRTLAVGQSLVLSTAADARCNELSVSGGAYLVTAYNTARTISGNEASFALRGAAVAAAQSVALTARAPRAVSPAGTPPSLTSYPRIGSPQFARWQDDARRRHADGTHADILQRSLDFARRQGAPSAAARRLRSLTDEGVTMVRARANQIATVGAVTQLKIPNLDASSFCSQFLSIGARTAWVGKHAVIVEDTVSVINGVPTLRGQMDSLYAQIGQEFDDVDWPILTQYFGNPSVFDASLSPAYAGIVVMVFSPRINTMAGGTLSGFVASCDFYPASQAPSSNNGKFFYAVMPTSLAAGVGAGSRGSWLREIRGTIIHEVKHITSFAWRLSQNTAFEELWLEEGTARHAEEQLARSLEGTTWKGNADYRSSLYCEIRPEDATCGGRPILMLRHFDNLYQYLQAPDIYTMFGRTGIADATFYGTSWSIVRWMIDHYATSESSFLLPLVQSTKSGVANLEARVSGHVWEEMYGEWALALYADDYPGVTFANGRLKFPSWNTRDVFAGLCADLGPCTNPASTRNLYPVAYPFTPRRVPFGAFSTTVSALAAGSFSSWLISGSQAAPQLLDLRGAAGGDPPGQVRLAIVRIQ
- a CDS encoding rhodanese-like domain-containing protein; the protein is MPGFFTNLSVNRRLALVALVLGFLALFLGNPYKGAGATVNAKELSLRMATGADQVGVTTLADWIIQGKADFRVVDLRPAAAYAEYHLPNAENIPVAGLGTSGLQRNEKIVLYAEDGARAAQAWILLNARGFRGAYILRGGLEAWRDSVLFPRVPDNATPAQLVEFARVKEVSKFFGGTPQSLAGDSAATAVVMPKLAMPAPQGGTPAGAPKKKKKEGC
- a CDS encoding YeeE/YedE thiosulfate transporter family protein, with product MMAPFFKFGFFGDNLGLVVAFLVGIGFGFFLERAGFGSARKLAAQFYLTDLRVFKVMFTAIVTAMLGVYYLSVLGVMDLSLVYLTPTFLAPQMVGGLVLGVGFVVGGYCPGTACVGVATGRIDALVLFLGIFAGIVGFNEFYPMVSGFYNATEMGQLTLPQVTGLPYGLLVFAVVLMALGGFVGAEWVEKRMAARKAEG
- a CDS encoding YeeE/YedE thiosulfate transporter family protein, whose protein sequence is MEAKPAQPYWNPYVAGFGLGLVLLTAFVVMGRGLGASGAFASTITAGLNAVAPGHVAANPAYAEYLKEGTTPLKDWLVFEVLGVFVGGFLSGLLAHRVTRTVEKGPRISTRNRLIFAFIGGALMGIGAKLARGCTSGQALTGGALLNAGSWGFMIMVFVGAYAFAYVMRRQWT